TGAAACCGGTTGAGCAGGTGCAACAATTGTTTTTGTGATCAGCCTCAGGCCCTTCGTGGCGGCAACCTTCAAAGCAGGTGCCAGCTGGACCACGTGTTCATCACTGCTCAGGGCCTGGCGCACCTCCGTCAATACCTGCTCTGCCGCAGCACGGTGCTCGTCCGTTATGCCGCCCAGACTATCGAAAATATCCCAGCTGAGCGTCTCGAAAGCACCGGCGAGCTCTGCCGTTTTGGCAAGGCACTCGCCCATTGCTGCTTCACTCGTCGTGATCTCCGCTGTAGCAAGCAGGCCGATGAGATCAGTGTCTCCGGAGGCCTGAATGCAATCGGCCAGCGTGCGCATTGCCGCCGCGGTTTTCATCCGGTCTGCGGTTTCTGGGACCATTCCCAGTCGCGTCATTCCATCCCGAAGACGCTGGCAAAACGCATGACAGGAACGCTGTGTTTCGCCGGTTTTCCTTCTAACTCCGCTTGTCAGCGTGCTGACATTGTTCGCACTCAACAGAGGGGAAACTGCTACGCCGAAGATGCTCCCGGCGCGCTGAACAGCGACCTGCCATTGCTCCTGCTTGGGAAGCTTTTGTTCACGCAACTCGCAGTCGTCCGGCAGGTCCGTCAGGCTTGCCTCGTACAGAGTGCCGTGCTGATAGAAAGTGCGGTTGGCCTGAGCCGCAAAAGTGAGAATGACCAGGTTCTGAGCTTCCTTCGGCAGCCCCATTGACTTGGGATGGTTCATCCAATCGCGCAGATGACCCACCGTGATTTCACTTCCCGTCTCGGCAGCCTTGCGGAGGAAATGGTTGCGCCAGTGTTGGCCCAGCACGAAATGCGTTGCATCAATTCCCATTTCGCCGAGCAGAAGCGGATTGGCGATCTGCCGCAGCAGAGGTCTCAGCACTTTATCGACCGGGAAGCGGCCATCGGCGGTTTGGGCTGCCTGCAGCGCCTGTTCGCATACTTTTTTCAGAATTGCCGGTTTCACTTCGGCGCCGAACTCGGGAGCGGCCGGGAACTCATGCTCCAAGGCCTGGCCGAGCAGGTGCTCCATGGCGCCGCATAGCTTGGCGGCCACCGGCGGCCGCGGATCAAATCCGGGCCAAAGAGAAATGTAGCGCTCGCTCAGCTCCAGCTCATGCGTCGCATCAATGGATCCCGGTGTAATGGCCTCCAGCCCGTAGGCCGCGTCCAGGTGATTCTGCACACGCTGCCGCAGCACGCTGCGCTGGTTCTCCAACAAAGATTTCGCCGCCTGCTTGTCCGGCGGGGAAAGATGGTTTGCATATTGTAGGAACCTTTCGCCTGCGAGCACATGGTCCAGGATCACAAGCATGCCGAGGTCCTTCAGTGCATCTGCGCTCAGAAACGCCGGCACCCAGCACAGGGTTTTCGCACCCTGCCTGTGACTGTCCCTGAACGACTGCAGCAGGCTAAGGTCATCTCGCGGGCCGTGACCGGCCTCGTCGAAAGGAAAATCGATGATGAGTTTCCACGATTCACCAGTGTTTTCTAGTGAGTTGTCGTGGAGTTCTCGGATGTTTCTGAACAGCACTGTGAAATTGCGCGAGGTGTTTCGCCATACCAATTGCCGGTACTGTTCAAACTCGCCTTCACCCTGGATCTGGAGCTGCTCATAGAGCATTTGGCGCACACGGCGGATGCGGTTGCCATAATTGTCCTCGCGCCGGGCCTGCTCGATGATGCTCTCGACGTCCACTCCGGTAAGCTGGATGGAAATGGTCGGGTTCGCCTCCTCACCGATCCGGATCTCGCCAACCCCGGCCGCCCAATTTCTTATTCTCCGGATTACCTCCTGACCTTCTCTTCCCTCGACCGGTGTTTTTATGGAGCCGTGATTGAGCGCCGCGAGCCGATCCGCTGTCAACGCCCGCAACGACTCAACTTCGGGTACCAGGGCAGAAAGCAGAAGCGTCTTTAGCAAGCGATCGTCGCACCGGAATGCGGTTTGTTGGGGGTCGTCGAATGAGAGCTGTTCCAGGTCCTCGCGGTGCATGCCGTACTGTTTTTCCAGCATCGGCAGCAGTTTCTGATGGTACAGCCTCTTGGCGTTGTCGAAATGGATCGCCATATCCTGGCTGAAGGCTTCATCGCCATGCGCGATCACGTCGAACAGATCGCCGACCGGAACGATATCCCCCAGTTTCAGCGTGTCCCGCTGTTCGACGAGAAGCTGCACCATTACTTTGAGTGCGGTTCTCTCGCGCTGTAGGACGCTTGACACGGCGATCAGAGTCTGGACCAGCGCAGGACTGAACGGATAAATGCGCCGGAACATCTGCCGGTCCCCATCGCTAGTAAGAAGTATGTTCATTGCTGATTGCCTGATCTTTGAAGTCTGCTCGAATGAGGCATCCAGTTCCTGCCGCGCAGCGTGATTTCGGCACTTCAACACGCGCCGCTCGGCGATGGCGGGAAGGTTGCGATCCTCCAGCGTGATCTTGTGGAAACGTCCTTCCCAGTGCCGGAGCGCATCCCCGAAGTTGAGCCGGTCCGCGCCGGGCACAGCCTCCCCGATCAGCTCGCGCAAATCGCGCTGCCGGGCCACAAAGCTGACGATCGGGATCGGCCTGTCGGGTGTCTGCGCCTCGACCAGCTTGGCGAGCTTCTGGCCTTCCTGATGAACGAATTTCAGGTCGGTCGCGTGACTGGCAAGCCAGAGGATCAGTTCGTCGAGAAAAAGGACAACGGCGTCGTAACCGAGTGCCGAGGCATGTTTGCTCAGAACCGACAATCCTTTGTCCAGCGAAACAAAAGCCTCGCCCCGCCCTCCGGCCTGGGTGTCGTAGGATCCGAAAAACTTGCTCACGAGGATGCTGATCAGCTGCGAACGTTCCTCGGATCCTGGCGGCTCCGCGATGGCTGCTTCAAATCGCGCCGCATCCCACCCGGCGTCCAGCTCGCCCCAGCCTCCGCCATTGCCGTTGCCTTCGCTCAGTGCGGCAAAAAACGCGGCGTCACCCATTCGGGAGCGCAACGCCTGCGCATCGCGGAACAGGCCCTCCGCCAGGTAAACTCCAGGGATCGGTGTCCCGGGGTGGGCGCGGCGAACGTAATCGACGTAACCCCCCAGGATGCCCGACTCCATGTCATGCGCGCCGATCATGTGGTATGGGACGAGCAGAAACTTCTTGCCCGATAACCAGTTGTTGTGCTTCTGGATCACCGGCGCGAGTTCAGGAATGCCGCGCGCTGCCGGGTACCCCTGCAGGATCAGGTGCAGGACCGCCATGAAATGGCTTTTGCCGCAGCCGAAGCTGCCGTGCAGATAGCTGGCTTTGCTGGTCCGGCTCTGGATGGCGCTGCAAATGAACGAGAGCGCGTCGTCAAAGCAGGACTTCAGCTCAGGAGTCACGACGTAGTCCGAGAGAACGACCTCAGGTCGCGTGACATCCTCGGCCAGGTGCAGGACGAAATCGCCTCGTTGCACCTTTTCGGGAATTTCGATTATGTCTCTCAAAAGAGTCATCGACGTTCACCGCGATGGAATTGCCAACGTTTTGCTAACACTTTCCCAACCGTAACCATCTTAAAATCAATAGCCTACTGAGGCTGCCAGAAAATTGGTCTCGATTACCGCAAATTCGCTAACACTCTCGACTCATTGTATTGCGGGCAACCCACCAGGGCCGCTACGGCGACAATGAGCCGTTGACCTCAGCATCGGCCCAACTGTCTGTGCCGACCTCCAAAACCGCCCTGGAGTGCTCTTGGAGACAATCTGTATATTAACTTCTTGGCATAACTGACTGAGTTCCTCAGGTTTACTGAAATGCCCCAGTGATTTCACTCTAAATTTATAAATCTGTTATTAATCTTTTATTAATCGGAAGCAGGCAACAGAGCCGGTCATTTTCTGCCTGCCAAACACCGGGTGCATTTAAATTGCTAATACTCTGCTAACGCTTTCTCTTCTGCAATACCAACCGTTTCAACGAGATCCAGCTGTCTCCTTTGATGCGCCAAAGAATTAACGCTTTTGCTAACGTTCCTCTTCGCCTGGTATACAGGATAGAGGAGCACCTCAACCGACACATTCGCCTTCGGATTTCGGGACATACCTTATCTTGTTCGCCTTCCCCTCACGGCGGAGGAATCCCCCCGGGCCCGACCAGACCCTCAAGTGACGGGAAATTTCGACCTTGGCGGTCTGGGATTCTCCAAGACCAAGCAACTCCCGGCACTCTCTCGGGGTGATCGAACCATGATCGGTGACGAACTGGCGAACCATTTCGCCGAACCGGATCGGATCAACTCCACGGGTTCTGGTATAAGCGGCTTTGCCCAGCAGGTCTTTCGCAACCGCTTTGCTGAGGTGGTAGGTTGCGGCTCTGGTTCTGCCGCGACGTTCCAGAATGCCGGTCTTCGGCTGAGCCAGGTGGTCAAGGATCCCAAGAACGGACTGTTTCGATAACTGGAGAAGTTCAGATGCAGCCCCGCTATCGATAAATGCATGCTCGCGCAGGTAACTCAGGACCAACAATCCATCGAGGTCTATCTCTCGACCGTCGCCGCGCCACTTCGCCACCAGAACCGCCATGCGTTCATCGAAGGTGCCATCGAAGATCCGAAGCACAACACGCGTGCCATCGGTTTGATATTCGGGAATTCGTTTTCCGGAAGAGAGCATCGGGATGAAGATGCGCCGGCGCCCCATTCCGGCGCGTTCCACTAGCCCGAGCTTTTCAAAAGCTTCGGCCAACGTCCGGTTCCTCGAGACCGGTTCGTGACGCAGAATGTTCTTTGGTGTGATTCCCGCCAGAAATCCGCCGGGACTCGTGATCACCAGGTCACGCGCGGCATGCCGGATCAAAACCTCACCGGGATCGCTGTAGTCGCGATGCGTGAGGGCGTTGAGCAACGCTTCGCGTACGACCTCGATCGGGTAAGCGGGGATCCGCAGTTTGAAAAGCCCGATTGTGGCCTCATGCTCGGGATTGGCGGGCCCGGTGAAGGCCTGCTCGATCCGCTCCAGGATTTGCAGAAGTCCGGCGCGGTAGGAGTCATTGCGCGAGACCGTGGTTTCAGAGGTCTCGTACACATAATGCACCTGGTGCTGCGGGCAGAGTGACGAGATCACATCCTCCCGGCCGAACAGCAGTAACCCCGTCCGCGTCACGCGGCCCTGCCGCACAGCTCCAAGCCCCGTCAGGAAAGTCCCATCATCGACGCGCAAAAGCTCGGACTGAGGTTTGAGCCGTCGCAGGACGTTGCGCGCCCGAGCAATCTCGACTTGATCGAGGTCGCCGGGATCGAGGCCATCGGCTGCATCGCCGCTCCAATCCACGATGCCGGTGGAAACCCGGGCCCTGGCGAAGCTCTGGGCGTCCATGGGCATGCAGCTCTTTCCCACCCGCTGCTTGAACACACCCTGGACCGTACCGTAAGGCGGATTCGATCCCTTAGGAACGCGGACCAACAACAGCCGTCCGGTACCTTCAGGAACGGGAAGCTCTTCAACGTCAACCCCAATGTTTGGACGTGTGCAGTCAAACACGGACCGGCGAAGCAAATCGAGGTCGCAGTTGCCGGATCCATGTATTGCATTCGCACGGCTACGGACCCGGTCTCCCACGCCGAATACGATCAGGCCACCTTCGGCGTTGGCGAACGACACCGCATATTCCGCTGATGTATGGGAGACTGCCCTCGCGTCGGCCCAGGGCTTGAACTCGAGCCATTGCGTTTCTAGCTCGTCCGCAGTCTGCGCTTCCAGGCGATTGAGGATTTGGCAGATTTCCGCATTAGTGGGAATGCTCATCGGCGGTTCCTTCTGGATGCGGCACGCTGCGCCGGCCGCCATGCCCTGATCTCAGCCGGTGTTTTGCCCATCTGGCGGGCTTCTTCCTGAATGAAGCCTTCGAAATAGTCGCCCATCGGCAGGCGGAACCAGGGATCGATCTCGTTGTGCCACTGCTTCAGCCAGGGGAGCAGCTCGATCAGGCAGGCCAGCAGCGGCACCAGACGCGGGTCCTCGCGGCCGCCTAGCCGTTCCTGGACGTCCACGTAATGGGTGCTGATCGCGCGCGCAAGCTGTAGGTGATTGTAGCCGGCCCACGCGATCATCAGCGTGCCGTCCGATCCGTGGCAATGCGGAAAGCTCACCCAGCGCTCCTTCTGCACATCAAGCTTGCCGCGCAAGCGCCAGTAATTGGTCGTCAGGAAATCAGCGCTTGCGTATTTCGGAGGCACGGGGATATCGCCGACCTCGTTGCGCTTCAGAGCCTTAGCATCATCTTCGGTCAGAAAACTTGAATGATCCCGGGGCAGCTTCGTCCGAGCATCAATGGCATCTTCCTGCCGTTGCAGTTCCCAGGTGTGTTCCCATTCCGCCCTTTTGCGCAACCCGGTTTCCTTGTAGCGCAAAACGGGCAGCAACGGCACGCTCTCCGCATCGACCAGTTCGGTGACGAGCTTCTGCACATCAAAACCCGGATCGTCGCGATAGACCTCGCCGACCTGCATGAATTCGGGATCCTGTCGCGCGATGTCGGCAAGCCGCGCAAGTGAAATTAGGCCTTGCTCGATCCTGGCCGTGGTTTTGCCTTCGTCGTTCATACGGCCATCAAAGTCGAAGTATCCCTCCAACCTGTCCAGCAGCCAGTTCCGCAGAGCCCATTCTTGCTGTAGTTCCCAAGACTCGATGTTCCACCGCCGCTTGAACTCCGGTCGTTCGATGAGGCCAATGTTGCGGTCGGACTCGATCAGCTCGATCCGCCACCGCACGATCTGCTTGTACTCATCGGGCCACTCGGCAGGAATTTCGATGACCGGTGTCGAGCCGTGACGGGCGAACCAGCTTGATTCCTCCTCGCCGGCCGCCATGCGTCGCGCGAGGACAATCTCAAACGCCCGATGCCCGAACTTCAATTCGGGCGGGCTCTCGCATCGCAAAACATCCGCTTCATGGGGCAGAAGGTCGTATAGCTTGTAGCATTCCCAGTCTAGATCCTCCTGCAACGCGATCATCCGAAAGAGCGTGGTGTGGAAAAGCTGCCGATGCTCGGCCAACATTGCTGCCGTTGGAAGCGTCCGACGCGCTGCTACTTCCGGAAGCGAGGCAGACAGTTGCCGCGCGAGGGCGTCGAGCTTTCTGGCGAGTGCCAGTGGCTGATCGGCGGGCAATGGGAATTGCTTAAGCTTCGTGCCGTCGTGTTCCCAGAAGTCCTCAAAGGGTGTGGTTCGTTGACGCGCCCCATGTTGATCAACCGTGCTCCCCTTGTTATGAAACACCTGCTTCATCCAGAAGCACGCGATGGAACTGTTGAGTATGCCCAGCAGCCCGAGGTGGTCGTCTTCGCTGGCGTTGGCAGGTAGCGTGATCAACGGCGCGTGCCTGTTGAACATCAGGCCGCCACGGCAGAGGCTCAAATGATTGTGCGTGGCGACATGCGACAACACAAGTGACAGTGGCGTCCGGTTCCGCTCAACAGGAATCTGGTGGTACTCCCACCATGGCCGACCGCACTGCGCGTACGTTGCTCTGCTGAAATCGAGTCGAGCTGAGAGCGTTGTCCTAAGGGGCCAAAGCCATGTCAGGATCAGCTCATTTCTTTGCAGTTCGATATTGCCGTCGTACGGAAAGAGCACCTCGAGTTGTGGCAGAAGTCCCCAGTCTCGGATGTCCTCGCCCTCGACAAATAGCCGGCGATAAGTGGCAGGTAGCTGGCGGATGCGCTGGGATCCCTTTGCCGTACTGAACGCATCTTCTTCGCCAAGAATTGCACTCGGTCCAATCGACACAACCATGTCGCCCAAAAAGTGGCTGCCAGCCTTGTCAAGGAGATCTCTCAACTCTGCCGCACCGCCGCCGCCGATGGACCAGGGGTGTCTTCCGAACTGTTCGCGTGGGGTGTCATTGACGCTCACAAAGGAGCTCTGGCTGCCGACATGGTCGATCTGGTCGAGGATAGCCGACCAGACAAGTCCGCGTCCTGGATCCTCTGGCGTGGCGGGTTCACCCTTGATGCCCATAACCGCGCGAATAGTCCCAGCGACAGGTCGACGCTTGCGAGCGAAAAGGACCACCGTCGGCGTACCGTGGCCGGGGAGGTAGGCGCCGCTTGTGTCGATAACGTGAGTCAAGTCGATTTTGGGCAGGTAGTTTTCGACCAGCTCCTTTCCAAACTCTCGTTTCATGAAGCTGTTTGTCGTGATTTGCCCGGTGTAGCCGCCGTCGACAGCAAGCCAGAAGATGCGCTCCATGAAAGGGACTGCGAGCGAATACTTCATATGACATGTGCCGTATCGTTGCCGATAGGCTTGGTTCAGGGCACGATCTTTCGGCGTGATGTACGGAGGATTGGCTACGACCGCGTGATACCGTCCGTTCACGAGCATCCGATCCAGGCCACGCGAGTCTTCGGCGTGGAAGTAGTGTGCGAGCGGTCGCCAGTCACCCAGAAACATCTGGCTACCCGCGCCGTGCAAAAGAGAATCGCCGCAGGCGAGGTTCAGTTGAAATGCAGGCGCATCCGCGAGGCGCCGGATGTCGCAGGATTTCATCGCGGCCAAGAGCAGGCGAAAGCGCGTGATCGCAACGGCGTACGGATTCAAATCCACGCCGTGGATGCTGTTGAGCGTCCGCTGGACCAGTTCGCGTACAGACGTGCCGGGCTCCTTGCGTTGCCATCGGTCCAGGATGCGGCGAAAGCTGCCGAGAAGGAAATGGCCGCTGCCGCAGGCGGGATCGATCATCCGAAATCCGGCCGCCGTCACCGCGATCCCTTCGCGGTCCAGCATAGGCGGAGCATCGAGGCCAAACTCGTCCAGCGCTGGATCGAGGGTGCGGTCGAGGATGAACTCTTCGACGAATTCAGGGGTCTGGAGGAGGGCGTACCTTTTGCGGGCCTCTTCCGAAAGATCCTGGTAGAGATCGCCGAGGAAACGCGTGTCCCAGCCCGCATCGGTGAAGTCGTGCACCAGCCCGCCGGATTCCGGGTTGATTCTCTGGAAAAAGCGAAGCAGCTCTGCGGCGGCATCTCCCGAGAGCCAGTTCGGCTGTGCGCGCAGGGCGTTGTGGCGGCCGAAGATTTCTGCGGCGCCGGGAAGCTGGGCCAGATGGTCAAAGACGGCCAGAAGGTAGTCGCGGTCGTTGAGGGTTGGATGCGCCCGGAAATAAAGCTCGTGTTCGTCCCGGGCGCGGTTCAAGCGATCGCCCGGGCCGGCGATCTTGGGTGGATCGATCAGGCGGTTGTCCTCTAGAAAACGCACGAACACGCACGAGAGCACCCAAGCAGCGGCGCTTTGCGTGATTGAATCGCTTCGCCAGTCCTCGTAATTCTGCGCGGTTCTTTCGGCCTGGCGCGCGCGGCTGTGCTCCGCCCGAAGCCATTGGCCCACATCAGGAACTTCGACAGACTCGCTTCGTTCCAACAGATCACCTTCGAGCCGCTGGAGCAGCTTGCTCACATTCGAGAGTAATTGCCGACGCTCGATCATGCGGGGTCCCCCCCGCCGGCTGGCGCGCGATGCTGGTTCTCGATCCAGCTATTCGGAATGCGGGCGCGCTGGCCGGGGCTGATGATAGGGATGGCCTTGCCGTCCAGCAGCGCCTGGTCATCACCGGGGACCAGAAGCCAGAGGCCGTGGATCCCGTCGCGGCGTCCGATGCGGTCCCGCATCCGTTCCAGAAAGTCCATCCGGTCGTATCGGGCGAGCAAGCCCGCGTAAACGATCAGCATTGTCTTTTCGGCGCGCAGAAAACGCTGCTCAACCGCGTTCATGGCTCGGCCAACCAGGAGCATCAGCTTATCCCAGTCGCCTTGGCCGGGCGTCGCATCGGTTTTGACCACGAGGTCCCAGCTCACGCGCGCTTTCGTGGCTGCGTGCCGCAGAGCCTCCAGAAAGACTTCCTCGAAATCCACGAGCTGGACCGGAAACCGGCTTGACAGCTCCTTCATCGCTTTCTGGTAATTCCGGTGATAATTCGGGTTCACCAGAAGGGTCAGGAACGCTCCTCCTTTTGCGGCGCGCTGGAGCCGCTCCTCGAATTGCCTTGCTTCCGCGAAATCAGGAGTCACCTCGCCCGCTGGGCTCAGGTCGCGTCCGGTTGGGTGTCGTGGGAGCGACTCGGTGCGGGTGGAGATCGAAGGCCGTTCGCTCAGCCGGCTGGTGTAGCAGCCGGTGCCCTCCCGGCCCTCCGGGTCCCACTCGAAATCGAGCCCCGCCTGGCGCAGAAGATCGTCGAGCATGGGCCTATCCGGCGCTGGTTGAGCTTCTGGATAACGGCTTGACACGCGTTCCCGGATCTGTTCGATGGTCAGCGACCTCACGCCCAGAAGTGCGCCCTGGGACAGCTTCAGCGCTCTCGCGGCATCCATGTTCCTCGGGTACAGCTCCTGGCGGCTCGAGACGGCTGCGTGACGCGAAGCTGCCGAAGCCATCCGCAGCAACCGGGAGTCGGTAATGACCATGCCTGCAGGTGGTTGGATCTCGCGCAGCCGTTCGATCGCCCGGGTAGGAACGACAAGCGGGTCTTCTTCTGCCAGCCTGTCCGCGACCTGACCAAGGCGGATCGCGTAATTCGCGAGTTCCTGTGTTGCGGCCACAAGGATGCCCGATTCTGCCAGATGGACGATGAAACGCGACTCCGCCATCGTGCGCTCGACTTCGACAGAGGCGCGGACCACCGCACAGGCCAGTCGGGTGCGCTGCGGCTCATCCTCGGTTGAACCCCGCGCGGTAAGCACGGCCTCGGTCAATTCCCGGAGCGACATGGCACCGGCCTGGCCGGCAAGGATATCAGCGATGTCAGATCGGATTCGGGTAATCGCGGGATCTCTCGACCATCGGTTCTGGAACTGCCCTACCAGCTGGCTGACGCGGGCCCTGGTGATTTTCAAGGTTCGGGCGACATCTGATTGGGTGGGCCACTCCGGCGATTCAGATTCGAGCCCTAGGATGGCCCGCAAGACGTGCTGGGTTGTTTCCCGGCCGCGGCCCCCCGCTCCGGCCACGCGCCTGACGAGCATATCGATGCTCAAGGTGGCGAGGTCAATTGACTCACGCGGGGGCTCCGCCTCAACAGGCACCGAGGGTTTTTCGCGAAGCGGCTTGCCCAACTGCTCAAGAAGCATTCGCCTGATGGCCGAGATCTCGCGACGGGTTTTATTGCCTACGCCGCGCAGACGCAACAGCCGCCGTAGCGGGACAGTGAGCAGGTCCTCGACTGTAAGGATGTTTGCCCGGTCGAGAGCGTTTGTGGCGCGGGTTCCCAGGCCGAGTTCGTGGATCTGGGTGTCGAAACTGGCTTCGGCAAGCAAGCCTCGCAGACGCGAGTCATCCTCCTTGTCGGCCAACGTGCCGGGTTCTTCGATAGCTTCAAAGCAGGCGCGCCAGCTTCGCAGCATCTCTTCGGCATTGTCGGACCGTTCCGCAACATTGCGGCGAAACGCCCTGGTGAAGAACTCGGCCAACTGATCGCGCAATCCGGCTTCAAACAATTCAGCGTCGATCGTGATTTCGCAGTCGAGGTGCGATGGGTCCGTTGCCCCATCTCCCCATTTCGGAAGCATTCCGGTTGCCAGCTCGTAGAGGGTTACGGCGGCCGCATAGCGTTCCGCATGAAGGTCCCACGCCTTTCGAATCGGAAGCAGAGGGTCGAGATAGCCGGTCGTGCCCGCACGGATATTTTCGGGCGGCGTGCGGGAGAGAGAGAAGTCGAAGAGAACCAGGTGTAGCTTGTCGCCGCGCCCCAGCATTCCGATGGCAATGTTGTCAGGCTTGATGTCCCGGTGTGGGAAACCTTGCTCCTCGAGATAGTTGACCGTCTCGAGCAGGTCCTCCCCAAAACGCTGCAACAGATCGATGTGCAGCTTGCCTTCTTTGCGAAGGCGCTGGCCGAGCGTTTCTATGATCCGTTTTTCCTTCTCCGAGTAAACGGGCCGCATGAGAAAAGCGTTGCGGGTGCCCAGCACTAGCTGTTTTTCGAACTCCACGATGTGGGGGTGCCGGAGCTTCTGGAGCACCTCTGCCTCGCCTTTGATTCTGGTATTGTGGTCGGGAGTGGATGCGGCCTTGAGGATGAAGTCCTCGCCGTTATGCTCGACCAGGAGCACGACGGAAAATGCGCCTTGCCCCAGGCGTCTCGAGACTTTCAGGTCTCCCGGGAGCATATCTCCCGGCTGAGCTCTGCTCGGATCTTCGATGGACTTCGACTCTGGAGAGGTCAACTCTTCCTCAACCTCATCGAGCTCTTGCAGAAAATCGACGACCGAATCGGTCCGGCTGGGCACCTCGGGATGTGTGCTGTATTGAATAAGGTACTGGAGAGCCTCGCAAGCGCCGTTAAGGACGGAGCTGATCTGGAGCCCCTTCGTCTCGCGCAGTTTGTTGCTCAGCTCTAATCCGTTGGCGGCCGGTGGAACTCCGGAAAAAAGATGATAGGCGATTGCGCCGAGCGAAAAGACGTCGAGGTACTCCCCGGTGCCGTCCTCGTCAGCGAAAGCCTCCGGCGCCATGTAGGCTGTACCGGCGGCTTCGACGAACTGGTCCAAGTGCGACGTCGGCGTCACCGGGTGGGATACGCCGGACGATGTTGTACCCGCGCGATAGCCGACCTGCCAGTTGAAGACCTTGATTTGGGGTGTCTCTCCCGATGGCTGGACCAGAATACTCTGCGGACACAGCGCACGATGGACAATTTTTTTCTGGTGCGCGTAACGGACGGCCTCGGCAATCTGCCGGAGCAGGCTAAGCTGACTGTCCGGGCCAAGCTGGTCTTTCCGTTCGGCGAGGAAATGGTCGAGCCGGACAAAATGAGGATCATCTTCGAAGACTAATGCCGGCCCCAGTTCGTGCTGCGTAAAGCCGTAGATGCGGAGGATTCCTGGATGAAGCAGGGTATCGAGGAGCTGGAATTCGCGGTTCGCGGCGCGTTCGATAGTCTTGCGATCTCCGGAAGTCGCGTCCAATGGCAAGACATAAATCCGCACCCGGCGTCTCACGTTCGTTAGCTGGGCGTGAGCGGCCTGCCAATCCTGGTATCCGGGGCCTTCACCGATGAGGTTTTCCAGGACATAATCCCCCACCTTCCGATATCTCTGTGAAGCCCGAATGCCTGCCTGCTCCATGGCTTGGCCGATGAGTCTGGCCATCGGGCGATCGTGGGCTCCTCGGACGGATTGGTCAAGGCCAGGGCAATCGCGGCGCACGACAGCGGCGAGAATGCCCGGCCGGGCATGCGCATCCGGAGCGGCCTCCCGGTCACGGAGGCAGACGCGCGTGCGCGCCACTCCCTGCAAATCGCATCGCAGGTCAGGAGCCGAGCAGAAAACGAGAGCCTCGATGAAGGGAAGGTGGCCTTTTTTGCGACTGACTTTCTGCTGCTCGAGCAATCCGCGGAGCTTTCTAGCTTTGAGGTTTGCCAAGATCAAAGGGCTGTCTGTTGTGACGAGCTTACCCTCGTTCTCCCAAGTCCAAGTGCCCGCATCCCCGAGAAGCCGGCCGGGATTGCTTTTGATTTCGACAAGAAAAAGGCCATGCGGTGTGAAGACGAGAAGGTCGACCTCATTGATGCTACCATCGGACGCGATGAATTCGAAGTTGGACCAGGCCCGATAAGGGTCGCAGTCGGGCAGGCCCTGGCGGATGAAATCGAGAGCATCCCGTTCCCATGGAAAGCGGGAAGGGGAGATTTCTTTCCATCGATCCGATGAGATCGCCACGTTCCTTCCTCGACGAAGATAAATTCCGGCTTTGAATGACGATTTCTATCCCGTACCAGCCAAACAGGCAAGCTGAAAGTTGATTTGGGGATTAGTCGCAACTCCTACGTGCCTTTATGACAAGCCGCGTTTCCAGGCGCGGCGCGCCGCCAAACTCATAAAGGCCTTTCCGCGTTGAGGTCCAACCTCGCAGGGGCGACCTGCAGGTGCCCTTACAGTTATCGCCTACTAG
The sequence above is a segment of the Terriglobia bacterium genome. Coding sequences within it:
- the pglX gene encoding BREX-2 system adenine-specific DNA-methyltransferase PglX, with protein sequence MIERRQLLSNVSKLLQRLEGDLLERSESVEVPDVGQWLRAEHSRARQAERTAQNYEDWRSDSITQSAAAWVLSCVFVRFLEDNRLIDPPKIAGPGDRLNRARDEHELYFRAHPTLNDRDYLLAVFDHLAQLPGAAEIFGRHNALRAQPNWLSGDAAAELLRFFQRINPESGGLVHDFTDAGWDTRFLGDLYQDLSEEARKRYALLQTPEFVEEFILDRTLDPALDEFGLDAPPMLDREGIAVTAAGFRMIDPACGSGHFLLGSFRRILDRWQRKEPGTSVRELVQRTLNSIHGVDLNPYAVAITRFRLLLAAMKSCDIRRLADAPAFQLNLACGDSLLHGAGSQMFLGDWRPLAHYFHAEDSRGLDRMLVNGRYHAVVANPPYITPKDRALNQAYRQRYGTCHMKYSLAVPFMERIFWLAVDGGYTGQITTNSFMKREFGKELVENYLPKIDLTHVIDTSGAYLPGHGTPTVVLFARKRRPVAGTIRAVMGIKGEPATPEDPGRGLVWSAILDQIDHVGSQSSFVSVNDTPREQFGRHPWSIGGGGAAELRDLLDKAGSHFLGDMVVSIGPSAILGEEDAFSTAKGSQRIRQLPATYRRLFVEGEDIRDWGLLPQLEVLFPYDGNIELQRNELILTWLWPLRTTLSARLDFSRATYAQCGRPWWEYHQIPVERNRTPLSLVLSHVATHNHLSLCRGGLMFNRHAPLITLPANASEDDHLGLLGILNSSIACFWMKQVFHNKGSTVDQHGARQRTTPFEDFWEHDGTKLKQFPLPADQPLALARKLDALARQLSASLPEVAARRTLPTAAMLAEHRQLFHTTLFRMIALQEDLDWECYKLYDLLPHEADVLRCESPPELKFGHRAFEIVLARRMAAGEEESSWFARHGSTPVIEIPAEWPDEYKQIVRWRIELIESDRNIGLIERPEFKRRWNIESWELQQEWALRNWLLDRLEGYFDFDGRMNDEGKTTARIEQGLISLARLADIARQDPEFMQVGEVYRDDPGFDVQKLVTELVDAESVPLLPVLRYKETGLRKRAEWEHTWELQRQEDAIDARTKLPRDHSSFLTEDDAKALKRNEVGDIPVPPKYASADFLTTNYWRLRGKLDVQKERWVSFPHCHGSDGTLMIAWAGYNHLQLARAISTHYVDVQERLGGREDPRLVPLLACLIELLPWLKQWHNEIDPWFRLPMGDYFEGFIQEEARQMGKTPAEIRAWRPAQRAASRRNRR